The proteins below are encoded in one region of Plutella xylostella chromosome Z, ilPluXylo3.1, whole genome shotgun sequence:
- the LOC105387099 gene encoding nuclear receptor subfamily 2 group E member 1 gives MELQSLPTSSSRILYDVPCAVCRDHSSGKHYGVFACDGCAGFFKRSVRRARSYACKARAPGACLVDKAHRNQCRACRLAKCLNAGMNKDAVQHERGPRNSTIRRQMALFLKDPAMPSQDLGAPGAPPAAIDLAGPKHTLLPPALTLYDPYAYSRLTLLTPPPAPCLPPLAPALPPGDPEAMCEAAARLLFMNVKWAKSVPAFMSLSLPDRLLLLEESWRDLFVIGAAQFLYPMDVKILVRGKGRLEGGEVEAFERAVEETAGLRLDSNEFSCLRALALFRASAGAAGGVGGAGEARRLRDVPAVAALQEHSQLVLTEYTQRSYPREPDRCSRLLQLLPLARRVDPATIEELFFRATIGDIPLQRIISDMCRGGASDPL, from the exons atggaGTTGCAGTCGCTGCCGACATCTTCAA GTCGCATACTATACGACGTGCCGTGCGCGGTCTGCCGCGACCACTCCTCCGGCAAGCACTACGGGGTTTTCGCGTGCGACGGCTGCGCGGGCTTCTTCAAGCGGTCtgtgcggcgcgcgcgcagctaCGCTTGCAAGGCTCGCGCGCCCGGAGCCTGTCTCGTGGACAAGGCTCATCGCAACCAGTGCCGCGCCTGCCGCCTCGCCAAGTGCCTCAATGCTGGGATGAATAAAGATG CCGTCCAACACGAGAGAGGCCCGCGGAACTCAACAATCAGACGGCAAATGGCGCTGTTCTTGAAAGACCCGGCGATGCCCTCACAAGACCTGGGCGCGCCCGGAGCCCCGCCGGCCGCCATCGACCTCGCGGGGCCTAAGCATACGCTGTTACCACCCGCGCTGACTCTCTATGACCCCTACGCTTACAGCCGCCTCACCCTGCTGaccccgccgcccgcgccctgcCTGCCCCCGCTGGCGCCCGCGCTGCCCCCTGGCGACCCCGAGGCCATGTGCGAGGCAGCCGCAAGACTCCTCTTCATGAACGTCAAATGGGCTAAAAGCGTGCCCGCCTTCATGTCGCTATCACTGCCCGACCGACTGTTGCTGCTGGAGGAGTCGTGGAGGGATCTGTTCGTGATTGGCGCCGCGCAGTTCCTATACCCAATGGACGTGAAGATCCTGGTGCGGGGGAAGGGCAGGCTGGAGGGGGGTGAGGTGGAGGCGTTCGAGCGAGCTGTGGAGGAGACGGCGGGGTTGAGGCTGGACAGCAACGAGTTCTCGTGCCTGCGCGCGCTGGCGCTGTTCCGGGCGAgcgcgggggccgcggggggtgtggggggcgcgggggaggCGCGGCGGCTGCGGGATGTGCCGGCTGTGGCTGCGCTGCAGGAGCACTCGCAGCTCGTGCTTACTGAG TACACACAGCGTTCCTACCCCCGCGAGCCGGACCGCTGCTCCCGGCTTCTCCAACTGCTGCCACTCGCCAGGCGGGTGGACCCAGCCACCATCGAGGAGTTGTTCTTTCGAGCCACCATCGGAGACATTCCTCTGCAGCGCATCATCAGTGATATGTGTCGGGGCGGCGCGTCGGATCCGCTATAG